CTCCGTCGGCTGACAACGCAATGCCATCTGCCGCACCATGTAGCGGCCGGCGTTTTCCGTCAGGACCGTCGGTTGCCATCTCTTCGCCCTCCACCACTGGAACGAACGCCGCATCGGCGCTGGTCGAAGGGTCCCCTGATAGTTTGCGCCACGCCTCGCCGCTTGCCAGATCCACAACAATGATTCCACCTGGCCCATGCGGCGACGAGTCGGTAACATAGGCAATGCCTTGCGCACCGAACCGGAAATCGAAACGCACGTCGTTCAGGTACGTTGTCGGCAACAACGCGTTCGGCGGAAGGAGAATCGTCCTGACCACCTTGTTGGTAGCAAGGTCGACGGCGACCAGTTTGGCGCCGCCCTGGATCGGTGCCGCCAATTTCGGCGACGCCGTGTCCAGAATCCACAGCCGGTTCTGCGAGTCAGCAACGACGCTTTGAACGCTAATCAGGCTATCGGCAGGATGCGCGGGATCCGCGCGATTCGTCTGTGCGTCCGGATAAGGCACGATCCGCTTACCGACGATCTCGCCGACGGTAAACGGCACGTCGTCTCCCCAACGTGGAAAGTTGACAAACAGGCGACCGTCTGGCGCTTTCGTTACACCGGTGGGCATGGCACCGTAGAACTCGAATACCGGTTCGATATGGCCGATCGTCTGTTCAGTGGCAAGTTTGGGCGTCGCGTCCGCAGTTGCCGTGAGCGTTGCTGTCAATCCGAGCGTCACC
Above is a genomic segment from Paraburkholderia phenazinium containing:
- a CDS encoding major royal jelly family protein, encoding MAAVTLGLTATLTATADATPKLATEQTIGHIEPVFEFYGAMPTGVTKAPDGRLFVNFPRWGDDVPFTVGEIVGKRIVPYPDAQTNRADPAHPADSLISVQSVVADSQNRLWILDTASPKLAAPIQGGAKLVAVDLATNKVVRTILLPPNALLPTTYLNDVRFDFRFGAQGIAYVTDSSPHGPGGIIVVDLASGEAWRKLSGDPSTSADAAFVPVVEGEEMATDGPDGKRRPLHGAADGIALSADGATLYYSPLSSRHLYSVPTALLRDRNASPAAVAAAVRDLGEKGASDGLEADASGAIYAGDYEHDSIRRRRPDGEWQTIAHDPRILWPDTLSVGNDGYLYFTANQLPRQASFHHGHDLRKKPYTLFRIRIDAKPVTLAPNPV